A region of Rhodamnia argentea isolate NSW1041297 chromosome 9, ASM2092103v1, whole genome shotgun sequence DNA encodes the following proteins:
- the LOC115742934 gene encoding uncharacterized protein LOC115742934 yields the protein MARENMWIERMIRLVCEVRLLKPWERKLRQHSFLESYLYNPSRLLNNAFMATYIDQTRDGQRQSTPIQLPEEVKQAMFHALKSNYGTKLENGQASLRMDNESQKLLWACRLETQTQVIMVWHIATSFCEYQLPLGRSDSPATRRSFLVATSLSKYLAYLVAFAPRLLPDHPYAAEYVFDQAVIEARDFFKKCEKMEDWVEKMEENRSGLSASGETVTNRGARLGKQIANDIRRKDVIWRILAEFWVEMVLYVAPSDDARAHAEHLTKGGEFVTHLWALLTHAGIERAAPSRPRHALARSNSL from the coding sequence ATGGCAAGAGAGAACATGTGGATTGAGCGGATGATCAGACTGGTATGTGAAGTCCGGTTGCTGAAGCCCTGGGAGCGAAAGCTTCGTCAGCACTCATTCCTCGAGTCATACTTGTATAACCCTTCCAGGTTATTGAACAACGCGTTTATGGCGACCTATATTGATCAAACTAGGGACGGCCAGAGACAGAGCACGCCGATCCAATTGCCTGAAGAAGTGAAGCAAGCGATGTTTCATGCTCTGAAGTCGAATTACGGTACTAAATTGGAGAATGGACAGGCCTCACTGAGAATGGACAATGAGTCCCAGAAGCTGCTGTGGGCGTGCCGGCTTGAGACACAGACTCAGGTCATAATGGTGTGGCACATCGCCACTAGCTTCTGTGAGTACCAACTGCCGCTAGGAAGATCAGACTCGCCAGCAACGAGGAGGAGTTTCCTCGTGGCAACTAGCTTATCCAAGTATCTGGCTTACTTGGTCGCTTTTGCTCCACGGCTACTGCCGGATCACCCTTATGCTGCCGAGTACGTGTTCGATCAGGCGGTCATCGAAGCCAGGGACTTCTTTAAAAAATGCGAGAAAATGGAGGACTGGGTTGAGAAGATGGAGGAGAACCGCAGTGGCCTTTCTGCAAGTGGAGAAACTGTTACCAACCGGGGTGCTCGGCTCGGGAAGCAGATCGCAAATGATATAAGACGCAAGGACGTGATCTGGAGGATTCTGGCCGAGTTTTGGGTGGAAATGGTGTTGTATGTCGCGCCTTCAGACGATGCGAGAGCGCATGCGGAGCATTTGACTAAAGGAGGCGAGTTTGTGACTCACTTGTGGGCTTTGCTCACTCACGCAGGGATCGAGAGAGCTGCTCCTTCAAGGCCGCGACATGCTCTGGCGAGAAGCAACAGCTTGTGA